The following are encoded in a window of Prochlorococcus marinus CUG1417 genomic DNA:
- a CDS encoding histidine kinase, which produces MNDKKELKLILIAARNQLSSSDIKSLIAYLESDDCEFEISLQISETTEQPELLELHRLVAIPALIKISPAPKQIFAGSNIFSQLQRWLPRWKQEGLTTNLGVNLQPSKIDSIRTQKEFLLEDELLVLRQENETLTKRIESQERLLRMVAHELRTPLTAATLAVQSQKLGQIDISKLQEVIKRRLEEIELLSQDLLEVGTTKWEALFNPQKIDLGNISAEVILELEKFWRLRNIQIDTDIPSDLPSVFADQRRMRQVFLNLIENAIKFSKDSGSIKITMIHKTNQWVEITICDKGAGIPLSEQKRIFLDRVRLPQTSEGTSGFGIGLSVCRRIVQVHGGRIWVVSEIGDGSCFHFTVPVWQGQNKEQQYLTKG; this is translated from the coding sequence ATGAATGATAAAAAAGAGCTAAAATTAATACTTATAGCAGCTAGAAACCAACTTTCTAGTAGTGATATAAAATCCCTAATAGCTTATTTAGAATCAGATGATTGTGAATTCGAAATATCTCTTCAGATTTCTGAGACCACAGAACAGCCCGAATTACTAGAGTTACATAGATTAGTAGCTATCCCTGCGCTCATAAAAATCTCCCCAGCTCCAAAGCAAATATTTGCTGGGAGCAATATTTTCTCTCAGTTGCAGAGATGGTTGCCAAGGTGGAAACAGGAAGGATTAACAACAAATCTTGGGGTTAATTTGCAACCATCCAAAATTGATTCAATAAGAACTCAAAAAGAATTTCTTTTAGAAGACGAACTTCTTGTCCTAAGACAAGAAAATGAGACATTAACAAAAAGGATAGAATCTCAAGAAAGATTATTAAGGATGGTCGCGCATGAATTAAGAACTCCCTTAACTGCAGCCACTTTGGCTGTTCAAAGTCAAAAACTTGGACAAATAGATATTTCAAAATTGCAAGAGGTTATCAAAAGACGACTTGAAGAGATTGAACTCTTATCTCAAGATCTCCTAGAGGTCGGAACAACCAAATGGGAAGCCTTATTTAATCCTCAGAAAATTGATTTAGGTAATATTAGTGCTGAAGTAATACTTGAATTAGAAAAATTCTGGAGATTGAGGAATATTCAAATTGATACTGATATTCCATCCGATCTTCCAAGTGTATTCGCAGATCAGAGAAGGATGAGGCAAGTATTTTTAAATTTAATTGAAAATGCAATTAAATTTTCTAAAGATTCTGGTTCTATAAAAATTACAATGATCCACAAGACAAATCAATGGGTAGAGATAACAATTTGTGACAAAGGTGCTGGTATTCCTTTGAGTGAACAAAAAAGAATTTTTCTTGATAGGGTAAGGTTACCACAAACATCTGAAGGAACTTCAGGCTTTGGAATAGGTTTATCAGTATGTAGGAGAATAGTTCAAGTCCATGGTGGAAGAATATGGGTGGTATCTGAAATTGGTGATGGTTCTTGCTTCCATTTTACAGTTCCTGTGTGGCAAGGACAAAACAAAGAGCAACAATACTTGACGAAAGGATAG
- a CDS encoding SRPBCC family protein, with amino-acid sequence MNNTQESMNHNKDDDFRTIEQTMEKLSGGTRRLAAQLTTSASFDSLWSVLTDYDRLNLYIPNLLSSKKIFQKENNVHLKQVGAQDFLGMKFSAEVTIDLFENKELGLLKFNLIKGDFRKFEGSWKIQKIKNTSKNSLIYDLTVQGCQWMPIGMIEKRLKKDLSENLIAVDRQAKSSKRSL; translated from the coding sequence ATGAACAATACTCAAGAATCAATGAATCATAATAAAGACGATGATTTCAGGACAATTGAGCAGACGATGGAAAAGCTTTCAGGAGGAACAAGACGACTGGCAGCTCAACTTACCACTTCTGCAAGTTTCGATTCTTTGTGGAGTGTTTTAACAGATTATGATCGTCTAAATCTTTATATACCAAATCTTTTATCGAGCAAAAAAATATTTCAGAAGGAAAATAATGTCCACCTTAAACAAGTTGGAGCTCAAGATTTCCTTGGCATGAAATTTTCAGCTGAAGTAACTATCGACTTATTTGAAAATAAAGAGCTTGGCCTCTTAAAATTTAATTTAATAAAAGGAGACTTCAGGAAATTTGAAGGTAGTTGGAAAATACAAAAAATCAAGAATACCTCAAAAAATTCATTAATTTATGATCTTACTGTGCAAGGTTGTCAGTGGATGCCAATAGGTATGATAGAGAAAAGACTGAAAAAAGATCTTTCAGAAAATTTAATTGCCGTGGATAGGCAAGCAAAATCATCAAAAAGATCGTTATGA
- the malQ gene encoding 4-alpha-glucanotransferase encodes MPMQKALTKKSLGVLMHPSCIPGGRVCGTFGKGAKEWIKMLQRHKIEFWQFLPLNPTDSSGSPYSSPSSFALNPWFLDIDDLIDKGFIFISNKEELGPTNHYKNYFNFDIADDLTKRLGILLMQGWGSQSEARKNDFHKWLSKNSWVEDYATFIVIKEEFNMLPWWEWPKEFKIKNNNFLKSWIKEKSSEILSKKLIQWHLDEQWSAIKNFAKTCNVKLIGDLPFYVSRDSAEVWSNKSLFSIFKNGDLIFQSGVPPDYFSSTGQLWGTPTYFWSKHKRTNFDWWRKRFKRQFKLVDLLRFDHFRGLAGYWRVNGNSKTAISGRWINSPGRTLLNKLKIDLGTEFLPIIAEDLGVITPDVEKLRKNFDLPGMKILQFAFDGNEDNPYLPKNIEGENWVVYTGTHDNSTSISWWGCLENNAKKRIKDEYKFSENPSWSLIKIGMETNANLFIAPIQDILSLDDSSRLNIPGTTKNNWKWKLNLPLGEVEENVRRFSELGNNFGRTRQ; translated from the coding sequence ATGCCTATGCAAAAAGCTCTTACAAAAAAATCACTAGGTGTACTTATGCATCCTTCATGTATTCCTGGAGGAAGAGTATGTGGCACTTTTGGAAAAGGGGCTAAAGAATGGATAAAAATGCTCCAAAGGCATAAAATTGAATTCTGGCAATTTTTACCTCTTAATCCTACTGATTCTTCAGGCTCTCCATATAGTTCACCATCTAGTTTTGCACTGAACCCATGGTTTCTTGATATAGATGATTTAATCGATAAAGGTTTTATTTTCATTTCTAATAAAGAAGAATTGGGCCCCACAAATCATTATAAGAATTATTTTAATTTTGATATTGCAGATGATTTAACAAAAAGATTAGGTATTCTCCTTATGCAAGGATGGGGTTCCCAATCTGAAGCAAGAAAGAATGATTTTCACAAATGGTTAAGTAAGAATTCCTGGGTTGAAGATTATGCAACATTTATTGTTATCAAAGAGGAATTTAATATGTTGCCTTGGTGGGAATGGCCCAAAGAATTTAAAATTAAAAACAACAACTTTTTAAAATCATGGATTAAGGAAAAAAGTTCGGAGATACTTTCAAAAAAGTTAATACAGTGGCATTTGGATGAGCAATGGAGCGCGATTAAAAACTTTGCAAAAACTTGTAATGTGAAGCTAATTGGAGATTTGCCCTTTTATGTTTCTAGAGATAGTGCTGAAGTGTGGAGTAATAAATCACTATTTTCAATTTTTAAAAATGGAGATTTAATCTTTCAAAGTGGTGTCCCACCTGATTATTTTTCCTCAACAGGACAACTATGGGGGACTCCAACTTACTTTTGGTCAAAACATAAAAGAACTAATTTCGATTGGTGGAGAAAAAGATTTAAAAGGCAATTTAAACTTGTGGACTTGTTGAGATTTGATCACTTTAGGGGGTTGGCAGGTTATTGGAGAGTTAATGGCAATTCTAAAACAGCAATTTCTGGTAGATGGATAAATTCTCCAGGAAGAACACTATTAAATAAATTAAAAATTGATTTAGGGACTGAATTCCTACCAATAATCGCGGAGGATCTTGGGGTAATAACACCTGATGTAGAAAAATTAAGGAAAAATTTTGACCTTCCAGGAATGAAAATATTACAGTTCGCTTTTGATGGAAATGAAGACAACCCATATTTACCCAAGAATATTGAAGGAGAAAATTGGGTGGTTTACACAGGTACCCATGATAATTCCACCTCCATTTCATGGTGGGGATGTTTAGAAAATAACGCCAAAAAAAGAATAAAAGATGAATATAAATTCTCTGAAAATCCTTCATGGAGTTTAATAAAAATAGGAATGGAAACAAATGCCAATCTATTTATTGCTCCAATCCAAGATATTTTATCTCTAGATGACTCAAGCAGATTAAACATCCCAGGTACGACAAAAAACAATTGGAAATGGAAGTTAAATCTACCTTTAGGAGAAGTAGAAGAAAATGTCAGGAGATTTAGTGAGCTAGGAAATAATTTCGGGAGAACCAGACAATAA
- a CDS encoding Villin headpiece domain-containing protein has product MGINFYSQKILSFIGITLIIPFTIFEINTINKQIKAEKKLIAATEKDLFLYRQMGASYLCIASKAEVDFNKGLGIASATFANVITGKHGGVIEGLGDEKLEEQRLYNAGTFQIVGSALDICPESVPKNIKNDYEKRLKEFMKKNK; this is encoded by the coding sequence ATGGGTATTAATTTTTATTCACAAAAAATTCTGAGTTTTATAGGTATTACTTTAATTATACCCTTTACGATTTTTGAGATTAATACAATAAATAAACAAATTAAGGCCGAAAAAAAATTGATTGCTGCTACGGAAAAGGATCTTTTCCTATATCGCCAAATGGGGGCGTCTTATCTTTGTATAGCTTCAAAAGCTGAAGTAGATTTTAACAAAGGGCTTGGCATTGCCAGTGCTACTTTCGCAAATGTAATAACTGGAAAGCATGGCGGTGTTATTGAAGGGCTAGGGGATGAAAAACTTGAAGAACAAAGATTATATAATGCAGGCACATTTCAGATTGTTGGAAGTGCCCTTGATATTTGTCCTGAAAGCGTTCCTAAAAATATAAAAAATGACTATGAAAAAAGGCTTAAGGAATTTATGAAGAAAAACAAATAA
- a CDS encoding phosphatidate cytidylyltransferase: MRVISGLLIGIFGLIVVLLGGWFFTFATALLTYLALLEFFRMAESKGIKPATKTTLFSSFVIIISTYLETIGLMEGEISNSILPICSVGICTWLLLQPKPGTISDIAASIFGLFYLGFLPSYWIKLRGLESVIISSNQGLISFENLSNTEGLHLTLTSCFLIVASDIGSYFIGKSFGKKSLSPISPSKTIEGLIGGISCSILLAIFFAFSLNWENPLFVGILYGILISLMALVGDLIESMMKRDAKIKDSGTFLPGHGGILDRIDSYIFTPSVLYYIFIILKYLN, translated from the coding sequence ATGAGAGTTATAAGCGGATTACTTATAGGCATATTTGGTTTAATTGTTGTTTTGTTGGGTGGATGGTTTTTTACATTTGCCACAGCGCTGCTTACTTATTTAGCGTTATTGGAATTTTTTAGAATGGCAGAATCTAAAGGAATAAAGCCAGCTACAAAAACCACATTATTTTCATCTTTCGTTATCATAATTTCTACTTATCTTGAGACTATAGGTTTAATGGAAGGAGAAATATCAAATTCAATTTTGCCAATCTGTTCAGTTGGAATATGCACCTGGTTATTATTACAACCAAAACCTGGAACAATTTCAGATATTGCAGCTTCTATTTTTGGATTATTCTATTTGGGTTTTTTACCTAGTTACTGGATTAAGTTAAGGGGATTAGAGTCAGTAATAATAAGTTCCAATCAAGGTTTGATTTCGTTTGAAAACTTATCAAATACTGAAGGTCTTCATTTAACTTTAACTTCTTGTTTTTTAATTGTTGCTAGTGATATTGGTTCTTATTTTATTGGAAAGTCATTTGGTAAGAAATCTCTTTCTCCAATATCTCCTAGCAAAACTATAGAAGGGTTAATTGGAGGAATATCATGTTCAATTTTATTAGCAATATTTTTTGCATTTTCACTGAATTGGGAAAATCCGTTATTTGTTGGAATTTTATATGGAATTTTGATCTCTCTCATGGCATTAGTTGGAGATTTAATTGAATCAATGATGAAGAGAGATGCAAAAATAAAAGATTCTGGAACTTTTTTACCTGGACATGGTGGAATTCTTGACAGAATTGACAGCTACATTTTCACTCCATCTGTTTTGTATTACATTTTTATAATTCTCAAGTATCTAAATTAA
- a CDS encoding aminotransferase class I/II-fold pyridoxal phosphate-dependent enzyme — MSISSFLTKKFLKSLFFPAHNRGAALPKKLVELLKKQPGYWDLPELPEIGSPLSQSGVIAKTQKEFSKKFGAKGCFFGVNGASGLIQSAVIAMAKPGEAILMPRNVHISVIKICAMLNIHPIFFNLDCSSETGHYKPITKVWLENVFKKINFNEKKIAGVILINPSYQGYSGDLKPLIDLCHQKNLPVLVDEAHGSYFLFCENLNLPKSALVSNADLVVHSLHKSLNGLTQTAALWYKGNLVNENNLINSINLLQTTSPSSLLLSSCEESIKDWLNKKSLSKYQKRILEAKSIYKKLIQKNIPLIETQDPLKIILNTSKVGIDGFTADKFFYKNGLIAELPEMMTLTFCLGLSNQKDFPNLLEKLWNKLLLNSKKLKNLEVLQSPFKLVETPEIEIGIAWRSETQSIPFSQSLNKISGDIICPYPPGIPLLVPGEKIDIDRFKWINYQSLCNKDLINFNIRVMQP; from the coding sequence ATGAGCATTTCATCTTTTCTAACTAAAAAGTTTTTAAAGTCACTTTTCTTCCCTGCTCATAACAGAGGGGCAGCTTTACCCAAGAAATTAGTAGAATTATTAAAAAAACAACCTGGCTACTGGGACTTACCGGAACTACCAGAGATAGGCTCACCTTTATCCCAAAGCGGAGTAATTGCTAAAACCCAAAAAGAATTCTCTAAGAAATTTGGGGCGAAAGGATGCTTTTTTGGAGTTAATGGAGCCTCTGGATTAATACAATCGGCAGTAATTGCAATGGCAAAACCTGGCGAAGCTATACTGATGCCACGAAATGTTCATATAAGTGTTATCAAAATTTGTGCGATGCTGAATATACATCCAATATTTTTTAATCTAGATTGTTCCTCAGAAACTGGTCATTACAAACCAATAACAAAAGTATGGTTAGAAAATGTATTTAAAAAAATAAATTTTAACGAAAAAAAAATTGCGGGGGTAATTCTTATAAATCCCTCTTATCAAGGTTATTCAGGAGATTTAAAGCCTTTAATAGATCTTTGTCATCAAAAAAATTTACCTGTTTTAGTTGATGAAGCTCATGGTTCTTATTTCCTTTTTTGTGAAAACCTTAACCTACCAAAATCAGCCTTAGTATCAAACGCTGACTTAGTCGTTCACTCATTACATAAGTCGCTTAATGGTTTGACTCAAACGGCTGCACTTTGGTACAAAGGGAATCTAGTAAATGAGAATAATTTAATCAATAGTATTAACTTATTGCAAACTACTAGTCCAAGTTCCCTTTTACTTTCTTCGTGTGAAGAGTCTATTAAAGACTGGCTAAATAAAAAAAGTTTATCAAAATATCAAAAAAGAATTTTAGAGGCAAAAAGTATCTACAAAAAATTAATCCAGAAGAATATACCTCTCATAGAGACCCAAGACCCCTTAAAAATAATATTAAACACCTCTAAGGTTGGAATTGATGGTTTTACCGCTGATAAATTTTTTTATAAAAATGGCCTTATTGCTGAATTACCAGAAATGATGACTCTAACTTTTTGCTTAGGATTATCGAACCAGAAAGATTTTCCTAATTTATTAGAAAAGTTATGGAATAAATTACTATTAAATTCTAAAAAATTAAAAAATTTAGAAGTACTCCAATCACCTTTTAAACTAGTTGAAACACCCGAAATTGAAATTGGAATTGCTTGGAGAAGTGAGACTCAGAGTATCCCTTTCTCTCAATCTTTAAATAAAATCTCAGGAGATATTATTTGCCCTTATCCTCCTGGAATACCTTTACTAGTTCCCGGAGAAAAAATTGACATAGATAGGTTTAAATGGATAAATTATCAGAGTTTGTGCAACAAAGATCTGATAAATTTTAATATAAGAGTCATGCAACCATAA
- a CDS encoding helix-turn-helix domain-containing protein — MNIFKNLFSLKKSVIDNELINHRLIDQYEEIAKLVKEARIQKNITIKELSHISKIPEKTIISIENNNKNIRPKYPFIRSILIKLEECLGLKKNTLELLVTREGETSKKEKNDFIVNKFDLINTWQGSLLYFFILILTVFILKRYFILNVNVIEIQNIENKIIDK, encoded by the coding sequence ATGAATATTTTTAAAAATCTTTTTTCATTAAAAAAATCTGTGATTGATAATGAATTAATAAATCATAGATTAATTGATCAGTATGAAGAAATCGCAAAATTGGTAAAAGAAGCGAGAATCCAAAAAAATATAACAATTAAAGAATTATCTCATATTTCAAAAATTCCTGAAAAAACAATAATTTCTATTGAAAACAATAACAAAAATATTAGACCAAAGTATCCATTTATAAGATCAATATTAATCAAATTAGAGGAATGTCTAGGATTAAAAAAAAATACATTAGAACTATTAGTGACTAGAGAAGGAGAAACTTCTAAGAAAGAAAAAAATGATTTTATCGTCAACAAATTTGATCTTATAAATACTTGGCAAGGAAGCCTTTTATATTTTTTTATATTAATTTTAACTGTGTTTATTTTAAAGAGATATTTTATTCTAAATGTGAATGTTATTGAGATTCAAAATATTGAAAACAAAATCATTGATAAATAA
- a CDS encoding ABC1 kinase family protein yields MTRSYSQYSAKGDLIWLILRPWIFIPRVLYILLTFIFLFIRILFQGNSKNKNVQKNLSKYLFDVITDLGPCFIKLGQALSTRPDLVRQDWLTELTNLQDNLPAFDNKIALKIIEEELGTPPDELFDEFPESPIASASLGQVYKAKMKNNSYVAVKVQRPNLYFLIRRDIVILRFLATFLSPFLPLNIGVGIGEIIDEFGKALFDEIDYEKEGENALKFANLFKNNPNVFIPKLEKQFSSKRIITTSWIDGVKLRDRALLEENNLVPSSFIKTCVISGLQQLFEYGYFHADPHPGNMFALKGGNAGYGNLAYVDFGMMDTITNSDRLTLIKAIVHIINDEYYLLAKDFQKLGFLTKEQDLQKLVEPLREVLGGSLSAEVGNFNLKNVTDKFSKLMYSYPFRVPSRFALIIRAVVSQEGLALRLDPEFKILKIAYPYIARKLLTDNSDEILEILLEVVFDNKGRIQIEKVESLLNILFKDSENINSDLIPVANAGLKLFVSKKGSEVRKNLLLSLIKDDKIELTDAKKLLSLVRDTFSPLNIAKSAVQNIISLT; encoded by the coding sequence ATGACAAGGTCTTATTCGCAATACTCAGCAAAAGGTGACTTGATTTGGTTGATTTTGAGACCATGGATTTTCATCCCGAGAGTTTTATATATCCTTTTAACTTTTATTTTTCTTTTTATAAGAATACTTTTTCAAGGTAACAGTAAAAATAAAAATGTACAAAAAAATCTCTCGAAATACCTTTTTGATGTAATAACAGATTTAGGACCTTGTTTTATAAAATTAGGACAGGCACTTTCAACTAGACCAGATCTTGTTAGACAAGATTGGCTGACAGAACTTACCAACTTACAGGATAATCTCCCAGCATTTGATAACAAAATTGCTTTAAAAATAATTGAAGAGGAACTTGGTACGCCACCTGATGAATTATTTGATGAGTTCCCTGAGAGTCCTATTGCCTCAGCAAGCTTAGGACAAGTCTATAAAGCAAAAATGAAAAATAATTCTTATGTAGCTGTAAAAGTTCAAAGGCCAAATTTATACTTTCTTATAAGAAGAGATATTGTGATATTAAGGTTTCTTGCAACTTTTTTGTCTCCATTTCTACCATTAAATATTGGTGTTGGAATTGGAGAAATAATAGATGAGTTCGGTAAGGCACTTTTTGATGAAATTGACTACGAAAAAGAAGGTGAAAATGCTTTAAAGTTTGCAAATTTATTCAAAAATAACCCTAACGTTTTTATCCCTAAATTGGAAAAACAGTTTTCATCAAAGAGAATTATTACAACCTCTTGGATTGATGGAGTCAAATTAAGAGATAGGGCTTTATTGGAGGAAAATAACTTGGTACCTTCATCTTTTATAAAAACATGTGTAATCAGCGGTCTTCAACAATTATTTGAATATGGATATTTTCATGCTGACCCACACCCTGGAAACATGTTTGCTCTTAAAGGAGGAAATGCAGGTTATGGAAATTTAGCTTATGTAGATTTCGGTATGATGGATACAATTACAAATTCAGATAGACTTACACTCATAAAGGCCATTGTTCACATAATAAATGACGAATATTATCTTCTCGCAAAAGATTTTCAGAAATTAGGTTTTTTAACCAAAGAACAAGATCTTCAGAAACTTGTTGAACCATTAAGAGAAGTTTTAGGAGGATCTCTAAGTGCTGAGGTAGGTAATTTTAATCTTAAAAATGTAACTGATAAATTCTCAAAACTAATGTACTCTTATCCATTTAGAGTACCTAGTAGGTTTGCTTTGATAATAAGAGCCGTTGTAAGTCAAGAAGGTTTGGCGCTAAGACTTGATCCTGAATTTAAAATTTTAAAAATTGCATATCCATATATAGCTAGGAAACTACTTACTGATAATTCTGATGAGATTTTAGAAATTCTTTTAGAAGTTGTTTTTGATAATAAAGGTAGGATTCAAATTGAAAAAGTTGAAAGTTTACTAAATATTTTATTTAAAGATTCTGAAAACATTAATTCAGATCTAATACCAGTTGCCAATGCAGGATTGAAATTATTTGTTAGTAAAAAAGGATCCGAAGTTCGGAAGAATCTTCTTTTGAGCCTTATTAAAGATGACAAAATTGAATTAACTGATGCAAAAAAACTTTTAAGTTTAGTTAGAGATACATTTAGCCCTTTGAATATTGCAAAAAGTGCAGTTCAAAATATTATTTCTCTAACTTAG
- a CDS encoding ribose-phosphate pyrophosphokinase, with amino-acid sequence MTSFITAVQNKESNFNLNKSRLRLVSGTTNPKLAEEIASYLGIENVPLISKRFADGEIYVQIQQSIRGCDVFLIQPTCAPVNDSLMELMIMVDACKRASARQITAVIPYFGYARADRKTSGRESITAKLTANLLEKSGVDRVLAMDLHSAQIQGYFDIPCDHIYGSPVLIDYLETLNLEEVVVVSPDVGGVARARAFAKLMKDAPLAIIDKRRSAHNTAESLTVIGEVKGKTAILIDDMIDTGGTICSGANLLKKEGANRIFACASHAVFSPPSYERLSAIDLFEQVIVTNSIPVIIKDNFPQLKVLSVANMLGEAIWRIHEESSVSSMFR; translated from the coding sequence GTGACAAGTTTTATCACGGCAGTGCAGAATAAAGAATCAAATTTTAATCTAAATAAAAGTAGATTAAGGTTAGTAAGTGGAACAACAAATCCTAAACTAGCCGAAGAAATTGCATCATACTTAGGAATTGAAAATGTACCATTAATATCTAAAAGATTTGCTGACGGAGAAATTTATGTTCAGATTCAGCAATCTATTAGAGGTTGTGATGTATTCCTAATACAACCTACCTGTGCGCCTGTAAACGATAGTTTAATGGAACTTATGATTATGGTTGATGCTTGCAAGAGGGCTTCTGCAAGGCAAATAACCGCAGTAATCCCTTATTTTGGATATGCAAGGGCAGATAGAAAGACTTCTGGTAGAGAGTCTATAACAGCAAAACTTACTGCTAATTTACTAGAGAAATCAGGAGTTGATAGAGTTCTTGCGATGGATTTACATTCTGCTCAAATACAAGGTTATTTTGATATACCATGCGACCATATTTACGGTTCACCTGTATTAATTGATTATCTAGAAACTTTAAATTTAGAGGAAGTTGTAGTTGTCTCTCCTGATGTAGGCGGAGTGGCAAGAGCAAGAGCTTTTGCAAAATTAATGAAAGATGCTCCCTTAGCTATAATTGATAAAAGAAGATCAGCTCATAATACCGCTGAAAGCTTAACAGTTATTGGAGAAGTTAAAGGTAAAACTGCTATTCTGATAGACGATATGATCGATACGGGTGGAACAATTTGTTCCGGAGCTAATTTATTAAAAAAAGAAGGTGCCAATAGAATATTTGCTTGTGCCTCACATGCGGTATTTTCTCCACCTTCTTATGAAAGACTAAGTGCTATAGATTTATTCGAGCAAGTCATTGTAACCAACAGCATTCCAGTTATTATTAAAGATAATTTCCCCCAATTAAAAGTACTTTCTGTAGCAAATATGCTAGGTGAAGCTATTTGGAGAATTCATGAAGAAAGTTCAGTGAGCTCAATGTTTAGATAA
- a CDS encoding FAD-binding oxidoreductase has product MYSQAKVIAGGLAHIPVVIAVFYFILTTFNKRALKFVEQAKTKKPEPKAVEPKKPVVSKAENSKIEAPKTDSPAVVKKKHADVPVNIYRPKTPFEGTVIENYSLLKDGAIGRVNHITFDLKDSDPFLNYVEGQSIGIMPAGEDANGKPHKLRLYSIASTRHGDDFNGNTVSLCVRQLQYEKDGETINGVCSTYLCDIKPGDKVKITGPVGKEMLLPDEEDANIVMLATGTGIAPMRAYLRRMFEPTEKEKNKWNFKGKAWLFMGAPKSANLLYEEDLQRYLTDNPDNFKYTKAISREQQNTKGGRMYIQDRVLESANELFNMIEDEKTHIYLCGLKGMEPGIDEAMTKAAQEKGLNWSELRPQLKKAGRWHVETY; this is encoded by the coding sequence ATGTACTCACAAGCAAAAGTAATCGCAGGCGGATTAGCTCATATACCAGTAGTAATAGCTGTTTTTTATTTTATACTCACAACTTTTAATAAAAGAGCTTTAAAATTTGTTGAACAAGCAAAAACAAAAAAACCTGAGCCAAAAGCTGTGGAACCAAAAAAACCAGTTGTCTCGAAAGCAGAAAATTCAAAAATAGAAGCTCCGAAAACAGACTCTCCTGCTGTGGTAAAGAAAAAACATGCAGATGTTCCAGTCAATATTTATCGCCCTAAGACACCATTCGAAGGAACGGTAATTGAAAACTACAGCCTTCTCAAAGATGGAGCAATTGGTAGAGTTAATCATATAACTTTCGACCTTAAAGATAGTGATCCATTTTTAAATTATGTAGAAGGTCAAAGTATTGGTATTATGCCTGCGGGTGAAGATGCTAATGGAAAACCTCATAAATTAAGACTTTACTCAATAGCTAGCACTAGACATGGAGATGACTTTAATGGAAATACAGTTTCTCTTTGTGTAAGACAGCTTCAGTATGAAAAAGATGGTGAAACCATTAATGGCGTCTGCTCCACTTACTTATGCGACATTAAGCCAGGAGATAAAGTTAAAATAACAGGTCCTGTAGGTAAAGAAATGCTTCTCCCTGACGAAGAGGACGCAAACATTGTCATGTTGGCTACTGGAACTGGAATAGCACCAATGAGGGCTTATTTAAGAAGAATGTTCGAACCAACTGAAAAAGAAAAAAATAAATGGAATTTCAAGGGTAAAGCTTGGTTATTTATGGGTGCTCCAAAATCAGCTAATTTGTTATATGAAGAAGATCTTCAAAGATACCTTACTGATAATCCAGATAATTTTAAATATACAAAAGCTATTAGTCGTGAACAGCAAAATACAAAAGGTGGAAGGATGTACATACAAGACAGAGTTTTAGAATCAGCCAATGAACTTTTCAATATGATTGAAGATGAAAAGACACATATATATCTTTGTGGTTTAAAGGGTATGGAACCTGGAATAGATGAAGCCATGACTAAGGCAGCACAAGAAAAAGGCTTGAACTGGTCAGAATTAAGACCCCAACTAAAAAAAGCAGGAAGATGGCACGTAGAAACCTACTAA